The Wansuia hejianensis genomic interval TAATCGCGCCGTCTTCCGTTTTTATGGCAATGAACATCATTCTTTGGTTCTTGCTGACTTCCGACGGCTGGCTGCGAAAAAAGCACTTGCTTCCTCGAGAAATTCATTTTCCTCTTTTAGACGCCGGATTTCTTTATCCTGATCCTTAACACGTTTGCGGAGCATAGCAAGTTCCTCAGCGAGACTCATGGCACTTTCTGGAGTATGTGCACCGTCGCCAATATCCAATGTACCGGCTCTAACTGCTTTCAGCCATGTATGGATGGTTCCTTCTGGAATACCTAATTCTTTGGCTGCCTTAGCACCGCCGATTTCTCTGGCAAGTTTGACAGCCTGGATCTTATATTCGTGGTCGTATTTACGTTGAGTACGTGACATTGAGAGTTCCTCCTTATTCTCTTTATTATACATGAATTCTTTGAGAATAAGGTGCCAACTTTATTTATACGACATCAGACTTACATAAATTTTTATTACTCTTCCTGAATGGGTTTCGGTTTAAAAGCTAATATTTAATAAAAAATTATAAAAGTGCCTGCAAAAGATACAATCTCCGCAGGCTACTTTTTCAAGATTTATAACGCGATAAGATCATTCCAGGTTTTGGGCCCAACAATCCCATCTACTTCTCCACAAGCACCATTTCTATCCTTCTGATATTGCCTAACCGCATTATCCAGCAGCGGGCCATAACTCTTATCTAATCCTCCAGAATAATATTTTCGGGCCATTAATATTTCTTCTAACAATAATACTT includes:
- a CDS encoding transposase is translated as MSRTQRKYDHEYKIQAVKLAREIGGAKAAKELGIPEGTIHTWLKAVRAGTLDIGDGAHTPESAMSLAEELAMLRKRVKDQDKEIRRLKEENEFLEEASAFFAASRRKSARTKE